ACCCCACCCGCTGGCTGTAGCCGGCAGTTGCGCCTTCGGGCGCATCCCTGCGTGCGACAGTTGACGCATGGCCTCCGGAGAGAAGACCGTCGTCCAGAATCGTAAGGCCTTCCACGACTATGCGATCGAGGATCGATTCGAAGCGGGTGTGGTCCTCAAGGGCAGCGAAGTGAAGTCGCTTCGCGAGGGCCGCGTGCACATCCGCGAGGCATACGCGTCGGTGCGCGACGGCGAGGCCTGGATTTCGGGGATGCACATCAATCCCTACTCCAGCGCCTCGACCCACGAGACGCTCGACCCCGTCCGGACCCGCAAGCTGCTGCTGCGGGGCGAAGAGCTGTTGAAGATCCACCAGCTGACCGCCGAGAAGGGCTACACGCTGGTACCCCTGCGGGTTTACTTCGTGCACGGGCTTGCGAAGGTGGAGCTCGG
This sequence is a window from Actinomycetota bacterium. Protein-coding genes within it:
- the smpB gene encoding SsrA-binding protein SmpB; translation: MASGEKTVVQNRKAFHDYAIEDRFEAGVVLKGSEVKSLREGRVHIREAYASVRDGEAWISGMHINPYSSASTHETLDPVRTRKLLLRGEELLKIHQLTAEKGYTLVPLRVYFVHGLAKVELGLGRGKKSHDRRRDIAAREASREVDRALRRSGR